The Fibrobacter sp. genome has a window encoding:
- a CDS encoding OmpA family protein yields the protein MGDNCLLYAEIIKTEIEVQERRTHISENWEKRNATNRSIETIQEQIANARSGKVSNLAADLEAEKQRLAQTKDAMKEQEAKLQAEMQQNRDKFLAEAAEREAALKAASEREADLQKQLEAERLALEAEKKALAEERAKAEARQKEAMNKLNELQSKLIQVSQDARGIILSMSDILFDVDKATLKQDLKTSLAKVAGILTVYQQFNVSIEGNTDNTGSAEHNMKLSQQRADNVMNFLVEQGIDASRLTAKGLGMTMPIADNSTKEGRQKNRRVDLVIQDKVLQESAEPEKAPEQK from the coding sequence ATGGGTGACAACTGCCTTCTGTATGCCGAAATCATCAAGACAGAAATCGAGGTTCAGGAACGCCGCACCCACATTTCGGAAAACTGGGAAAAGCGTAACGCCACCAACCGTTCTATTGAAACCATCCAGGAACAGATTGCCAACGCCCGCAGTGGCAAGGTCTCTAACCTGGCTGCTGATCTAGAAGCCGAAAAGCAGAGGCTCGCCCAGACCAAGGACGCCATGAAGGAACAGGAAGCAAAACTCCAGGCCGAAATGCAGCAGAACCGCGACAAGTTCCTGGCAGAAGCCGCCGAACGCGAAGCCGCCTTGAAGGCAGCAAGTGAACGTGAAGCCGACCTGCAGAAACAGCTGGAAGCAGAACGCCTGGCCCTGGAAGCCGAAAAGAAGGCCCTTGCCGAAGAACGGGCCAAGGCCGAAGCCCGCCAGAAGGAGGCCATGAACAAGCTGAACGAACTCCAGTCCAAGCTGATTCAGGTCTCCCAGGATGCCCGCGGCATTATTCTTTCCATGAGCGACATCTTGTTTGACGTGGACAAGGCTACCCTGAAACAGGACTTGAAGACCAGCCTTGCCAAGGTGGCGGGAATCCTTACCGTTTACCAGCAGTTTAACGTGTCCATTGAAGGAAACACCGACAACACTGGCTCTGCTGAACACAACATGAAGCTTTCCCAACAGCGCGCCGACAACGTGATGAACTTCCTTGTAGAACAGGGAATCGACGCCAGCCGCTTGACAGCCAAGGGCCTCGGCATGACCATGCCCATTGCGGACAATTCCACCAAGGAAGGCCGCCAGAAGAACCGCCGCGTGGACTTGGTGATTCAGGACAAGGTGTTGCAGGAATCCGCCGAACCCGAAAAAGCTCCGGAACAGAAGTA